A portion of the Microlunatus phosphovorus NM-1 genome contains these proteins:
- a CDS encoding MarR family winged helix-turn-helix transcriptional regulator, whose protein sequence is MSTGKSVNQAAAADGSLPLARLLAIAYRQLITDLHAELAEQGWGELRPAYGFALLTLRPGPLPGSELGAALGMTKQASSKLVDALVAAGYVRRLTSRGDARVRPVELTERGQALLVASEDIYHSLEGQWAAIIGPDRLAALREDLVAVVSQADGELPPVRPLW, encoded by the coding sequence GTGAGCACCGGGAAATCAGTTAACCAAGCGGCCGCAGCGGACGGGTCGCTGCCGCTCGCCCGGCTCCTCGCCATCGCCTACCGGCAGCTGATCACCGACCTGCACGCCGAACTCGCCGAGCAAGGCTGGGGGGAGCTCCGACCGGCGTACGGCTTCGCACTGCTCACGCTGCGCCCCGGACCGCTGCCGGGTAGTGAGCTCGGCGCAGCACTGGGGATGACCAAGCAGGCCAGTAGCAAGCTGGTCGACGCGCTGGTCGCGGCAGGCTACGTCCGGCGACTGACATCGCGGGGCGACGCGCGGGTCCGGCCGGTGGAGCTGACCGAACGCGGGCAAGCACTGCTGGTGGCATCGGAGGACATCTATCACTCGCTGGAGGGCCAATGGGCCGCGATCATCGGGCCCGACCGGCTGGCAGCCCTGCGCGAGGACCTCGTTGCGGTCGTGAGTCAGGCCGACGGGGAACTGCCGCCCGTCCGGCCCCTGTGGTGA
- a CDS encoding ATP-binding protein yields MFSRIAIVNRGEAAMRLIHAVRDLNAQAGPDGGRIATVALHTEGERRAMFVREADMAYDLGPAANRPYLDYAVLERALVETGADAAWVGWGFVAEDPGFAELCERIGVTFIGPSPEAMRKLGDKIGSKLIAEEVGVPVAPWSRGGVDTLEDATKAAAEIGYPLMLKATAGGGGRGIRMVASDEELAEAYERTRDEAQRAFGSGVVFLEKLVTGARHVEVQVIADGHGTAWAIGVRDCSVQRRNQKVIEESASPVLSQGQADELKAAAERLALAVGYAGAGTVEFLYHPADKLFAFLEVNTRLQVEHPITEVTTDTDLVKLQIHIADGGRLEGEKPREVGHAVEARLNAEDPDRDFAPAPGKITLLELPAGPGIRVDTGVGEGDRIPADFDSMIAKIIAYGRDRDEALARLRRAMRETTVVIDGGATNKSFVIDLLDAPEVIDGWGVGDWADTGWIDRTRAEGGLVAHRHSGIALVAAGIEAYESEEALERTRLIETARGGRPQVQHRTGRAIEVKLRGVAYQVTVFRAGTQRFRVVISNGHEEYAVEAEIDRLDEYKSRLTVGGRTHRLVTATHGPVQLVEVDGVTHRVSLDEGGVLRSPAPALVVATPVAVGDEVAPGAPVLVLESMKMETVLSAPFGAKVKELLVSAGSQVETGAPLVRLEPVGDAEEETVSDEAEAVELDLPGDGAPSSDPAERALTRRRDLYAMLRGYDLDPRDNGSTLSAYLADRDAMVAAGDSPLDGELELLQAFADFAELSRNRPAGEDRHIENRVHSPREHFHTYLRSLDPERGALPADFRDKLTRALRHYGITDLDHTPELERAVFRMFLAQQRWTPDVQLVTSILQRWIGEPPPPASAEHQYHDLLDRLVTATQLRFPIVGELARSVRFRWYDQPLVDAERQSVLDSVSAELEALTDLPAGPERDARIDKLVDIPEPIARFLAARIEDEVMPSDEPMLAVLIKRHYRGYALHDLRELSVGGRPFAVADYVTDRRPTHVVSTIGRFDELAPGTGLVTALADQIAQAPAGHRSVIDLYLSWPTAPTDDEDASAQIAHRLAGLGLMREGTRFTVATCPGDGRVGYFIFRPEPGAPDPDAILVEDTLIRGVHPMIGRRLTLGRLREFDVTRLEAPEDVLLYRCVAPGNEADVRLVALAQVRQLAVSRDDQGRVIGLPHAERAISNCREAIRRVRAAAGVAGKRLDMNYVWIYIWPTIAADPEQLTALQSQLAPMTTGAGIEELLVGGTVRLPKGDEHLLVAGFHYQPGSGVVTTLGEPPLYRLKPLDDYDQKVVRAKRRGVVYPYELQAMIAGPEGTSIEYDLDDTGQQLVPVDRPYGQNKAGIIAGLISTPTERYPDGIERVVLCGDPLRSLGAVAEAECTRIIAALDLAEERGIPVEWFALSAGARISMESGTENMDWVARALKRIVEFTQNGGEINVVVAGINVGAQPYWNAEATMLMHTKGVLIMTPDSAMVLTGKQTLDFSGSVSAEDNFGIGGYDRVMGPNGQAQYWAPDLTSAREILMAHYEHSYVAPGETGPRRAPTSDPYDRDVTGFPHDPADSGFACVGDIFSSVTNPDRKKAFDIRTVMAAVSDQDHPTQERWAQMANAETSVVWDAHLGGLPVCLIGIESKSVPRQGFPPADGPDVYTAGTLFPRSSKKTARAINAASGNRPVVVLANLSGFDGSPESLRKLQLEYGAEIGRAIVNFRGPIVFCVISRYHGGAFVVFSKALNPSMTVLGIEGSFASVIGGAPAAAVVFSRDVDARTAKDPRVLALEGQLAAASDAERATLATELAELRRDVRSEKLGDVATEFDRVHNIHRAVDVGSVDEVIAATDLRPKIIASLEKGLGLASS; encoded by the coding sequence ATGTTCTCGCGCATTGCCATCGTCAACCGTGGCGAGGCCGCGATGCGGCTCATCCACGCGGTCCGGGACCTGAACGCCCAGGCGGGCCCCGACGGTGGCCGGATCGCCACGGTGGCATTGCACACCGAGGGTGAGCGGCGAGCGATGTTCGTGCGGGAGGCCGACATGGCCTACGACCTGGGGCCGGCCGCCAATCGTCCGTACCTGGACTACGCCGTGCTGGAGAGGGCGCTGGTCGAGACCGGCGCCGACGCGGCATGGGTCGGGTGGGGATTCGTCGCCGAGGACCCCGGCTTCGCCGAGCTGTGCGAACGGATCGGGGTCACCTTCATCGGGCCGAGCCCCGAGGCGATGCGCAAGCTCGGCGACAAGATCGGCTCCAAGCTGATCGCCGAAGAGGTCGGCGTGCCGGTCGCGCCCTGGAGTCGCGGTGGTGTCGACACCCTTGAGGATGCCACGAAGGCGGCAGCCGAGATCGGCTATCCGCTGATGCTCAAGGCCACTGCCGGCGGCGGCGGCCGCGGCATCCGCATGGTCGCCTCCGACGAAGAGCTCGCCGAGGCGTACGAGCGGACCCGGGACGAGGCGCAGCGGGCCTTCGGCTCCGGCGTGGTCTTCCTGGAGAAGCTGGTCACCGGGGCCCGGCACGTCGAGGTCCAGGTGATCGCCGACGGCCACGGCACCGCCTGGGCCATCGGGGTCCGCGACTGCTCGGTGCAGCGCCGCAATCAGAAGGTGATCGAGGAGTCGGCCTCCCCGGTGCTCAGCCAGGGGCAGGCCGACGAGCTGAAGGCGGCGGCGGAGCGGCTGGCTCTCGCCGTCGGGTACGCCGGTGCCGGCACCGTCGAGTTCCTCTACCACCCGGCCGACAAGCTCTTCGCCTTCCTGGAGGTCAACACCCGGCTGCAGGTGGAGCACCCGATCACCGAGGTGACCACCGACACCGACCTGGTCAAGCTGCAGATCCACATCGCCGACGGCGGCCGGCTGGAGGGCGAGAAGCCTCGGGAGGTCGGGCATGCCGTGGAGGCCCGGCTCAACGCCGAGGACCCCGACCGCGACTTCGCACCCGCGCCGGGCAAGATCACCCTGCTGGAGCTGCCCGCCGGGCCCGGCATCCGGGTCGACACCGGGGTCGGCGAGGGCGATCGGATCCCCGCCGACTTCGACTCCATGATCGCCAAGATCATCGCGTACGGTCGCGACCGCGACGAGGCGCTGGCCCGACTGCGACGGGCGATGCGCGAGACCACCGTGGTGATCGACGGCGGAGCGACCAACAAGAGCTTCGTGATCGATCTGCTGGACGCCCCCGAGGTCATCGACGGCTGGGGTGTTGGTGATTGGGCCGACACCGGATGGATCGACCGGACCCGTGCCGAGGGTGGCCTGGTCGCCCACCGGCACTCCGGGATCGCGCTGGTAGCCGCCGGGATCGAGGCCTACGAGAGCGAAGAGGCCCTGGAGCGCACCCGGCTGATCGAGACCGCACGCGGCGGCCGCCCGCAGGTGCAGCACCGCACCGGCCGGGCCATCGAGGTGAAGCTGCGCGGTGTCGCCTATCAGGTCACCGTCTTCCGGGCCGGTACGCAGCGGTTCCGGGTGGTCATCTCCAACGGCCACGAGGAGTACGCGGTCGAAGCTGAGATCGACCGGCTGGACGAGTACAAGAGCCGGCTCACCGTGGGCGGCCGGACCCACCGGCTGGTCACCGCCACCCACGGGCCGGTGCAGCTCGTCGAGGTCGACGGTGTCACCCACCGGGTCAGCCTGGACGAGGGCGGTGTGCTTCGCTCTCCCGCCCCGGCGCTGGTCGTCGCCACCCCGGTCGCGGTCGGTGACGAGGTAGCGCCCGGCGCCCCCGTCCTGGTGCTGGAGTCGATGAAGATGGAGACGGTGCTCAGCGCACCGTTCGGCGCAAAGGTGAAGGAGCTGCTGGTCTCGGCCGGCAGTCAGGTCGAGACGGGTGCTCCGCTGGTTCGGCTGGAGCCGGTCGGCGACGCGGAGGAAGAGACGGTCAGCGACGAGGCCGAGGCCGTCGAGCTCGACCTGCCCGGCGACGGCGCTCCGTCCTCCGACCCGGCGGAACGGGCCTTGACCCGGCGCCGCGACCTGTACGCGATGCTGCGCGGCTACGACCTCGACCCGCGGGACAACGGCAGCACCCTGAGCGCGTACCTCGCCGATCGGGATGCCATGGTCGCGGCCGGCGACTCACCGCTGGACGGTGAGCTGGAACTGCTGCAAGCGTTCGCCGACTTCGCCGAGCTGTCCCGCAACCGCCCGGCCGGCGAGGACCGGCACATCGAGAACCGGGTGCACAGTCCCCGCGAGCACTTCCACACCTACCTACGCAGCCTCGATCCCGAACGCGGCGCGCTGCCCGCCGACTTCCGCGACAAGCTGACCCGGGCACTGCGGCACTACGGGATCACCGACCTGGACCACACTCCCGAGCTCGAACGGGCCGTCTTCCGGATGTTCTTGGCCCAGCAGCGCTGGACTCCCGACGTGCAGCTGGTCACCTCGATCCTGCAACGGTGGATCGGCGAGCCACCGCCGCCGGCATCGGCCGAGCATCAGTATCACGACCTGCTCGACCGGCTGGTCACCGCTACCCAGCTCCGCTTCCCGATCGTGGGCGAGCTGGCCCGCAGCGTACGGTTCCGCTGGTATGACCAGCCGCTGGTCGATGCGGAGCGGCAGAGCGTGCTGGACAGTGTGTCGGCCGAGCTGGAGGCTTTGACGGATCTCCCGGCCGGACCGGAACGGGACGCCCGGATCGACAAGCTGGTCGACATCCCGGAGCCGATCGCCCGGTTCCTGGCTGCCCGGATCGAGGACGAGGTGATGCCGTCCGACGAGCCGATGCTGGCCGTGCTGATCAAACGTCACTACCGCGGCTATGCCCTGCACGACCTGCGTGAGCTGAGCGTCGGTGGCCGGCCGTTCGCGGTGGCCGACTACGTCACCGACCGGCGGCCCACCCATGTGGTCAGCACGATCGGCCGGTTCGACGAGCTGGCGCCGGGCACTGGTCTGGTCACTGCCCTCGCCGACCAGATCGCCCAGGCGCCCGCCGGGCATCGCAGCGTGATCGATCTCTATCTGTCCTGGCCGACGGCGCCGACCGACGACGAGGACGCCTCGGCTCAGATCGCGCATCGGCTCGCCGGCCTGGGCTTGATGCGGGAGGGCACCCGGTTCACGGTCGCGACCTGCCCCGGCGACGGCCGGGTCGGCTATTTCATCTTCCGGCCCGAGCCCGGAGCACCCGACCCGGACGCGATCCTGGTGGAGGACACACTGATCCGCGGCGTGCACCCGATGATCGGCCGTCGGCTGACGCTGGGCCGGCTCCGGGAGTTCGACGTGACCCGGCTGGAGGCACCCGAGGACGTGCTGCTCTATCGCTGCGTCGCGCCGGGCAACGAGGCCGATGTCCGCCTGGTCGCCCTGGCCCAAGTCCGCCAGTTGGCGGTGAGTCGCGACGACCAGGGCCGGGTGATCGGCCTGCCGCATGCGGAGCGGGCGATCTCCAACTGCCGTGAGGCGATCCGCCGGGTGCGGGCCGCCGCCGGGGTGGCCGGCAAGCGACTGGACATGAACTACGTCTGGATCTACATCTGGCCGACGATCGCGGCCGATCCGGAGCAGTTGACCGCGCTGCAGAGCCAGCTCGCGCCGATGACCACCGGTGCCGGCATCGAGGAATTGCTGGTCGGCGGCACCGTACGGCTGCCCAAGGGCGACGAGCACCTGCTGGTGGCGGGCTTCCACTATCAGCCGGGCTCGGGCGTGGTGACGACGCTCGGCGAGCCGCCGCTCTATCGGCTGAAGCCGCTCGACGACTACGACCAGAAGGTCGTCCGGGCCAAGCGGCGCGGGGTGGTCTACCCGTACGAGTTGCAGGCCATGATCGCCGGCCCGGAGGGGACCTCGATCGAGTACGACCTGGACGACACCGGGCAGCAGCTGGTGCCGGTCGATCGTCCGTACGGGCAGAACAAGGCCGGCATCATCGCCGGGCTCATCTCCACCCCGACCGAGCGCTATCCCGACGGCATCGAACGAGTCGTGCTGTGCGGCGATCCGCTGCGGTCGCTGGGCGCGGTGGCCGAAGCCGAGTGCACCCGGATCATCGCCGCCCTGGACCTCGCCGAGGAGCGCGGGATCCCGGTCGAATGGTTCGCCTTGTCCGCCGGTGCGCGGATCTCGATGGAGTCCGGCACCGAGAACATGGACTGGGTCGCCAGGGCATTGAAGCGGATCGTCGAGTTCACCCAGAACGGCGGCGAGATCAATGTCGTGGTGGCCGGCATCAACGTCGGCGCGCAGCCGTACTGGAACGCCGAGGCGACCATGCTGATGCACACCAAGGGTGTGTTGATCATGACCCCGGACTCGGCGATGGTGCTGACCGGCAAGCAGACCCTGGACTTCTCCGGCAGCGTGTCCGCCGAGGACAACTTCGGCATCGGCGGCTATGACCGGGTCATGGGCCCGAACGGCCAGGCGCAGTATTGGGCGCCCGATCTCACCAGTGCCCGGGAGATCTTGATGGCGCACTACGAGCACAGCTATGTGGCGCCGGGCGAGACCGGGCCGCGCCGGGCACCGACCTCCGATCCCTACGACCGCGACGTGACGGGCTTCCCGCACGATCCGGCCGACTCGGGCTTCGCCTGCGTCGGTGACATCTTCTCCAGCGTGACGAACCCGGATCGCAAGAAGGCGTTCGACATCCGCACGGTGATGGCAGCCGTGTCCGACCAGGACCATCCGACGCAGGAGCGCTGGGCCCAGATGGCCAACGCCGAGACCTCGGTGGTGTGGGACGCGCATCTCGGCGGCCTGCCCGTCTGCCTGATCGGGATCGAATCGAAGTCCGTTCCCCGACAGGGGTTCCCGCCCGCCGACGGACCGGACGTCTACACCGCGGGCACCCTGTTCCCCCGGTCGTCGAAGAAGACCGCCCGGGCCATCAATGCCGCCAGCGGCAACCGACCCGTCGTGGTGCTGGCCAACCTGTCCGGCTTCGACGGGTCGCCGGAGTCGCTGCGCAAGCTCCAACTGGAGTACGGCGCCGAGATCGGCCGGGCGATCGTCAACTTCCGGGGCCCGATCGTGTTCTGTGTGATCTCCCGCTATCACGGCGGCGCGTTCGTGGTGTTCTCCAAGGCCCTGAACCCTTCGATGACCGTGCTCGGCATCGAGGGCTCGTTCGCCTCGGTGATCGGTGGCGCCCCCGCTGCGGCCGTGGTCTTCTCCCGCGACGTCGACGCTCGGACGGCCAAGGACCCGCGAGTTCTTGCCTTGGAGGGGCAGCTGGCCGCCGCCTCCGATGCTGAGCGAGCCACGCTGGCGACCGAACTGGCCGAACTGCGCCGTGACGTACGCAGCGAGAAGCTCGGCGACGTGGCCACCGAATTCGACCGGGTGCACAACATCCACCGCGCCGTCGACGTCGGCTCGGTGGATGAGGTGATCGCCGCCACCGACCTCCGGCCGAAGATCATCGCCTCGCTGGAGAAGGGCCTCGGACTGGCCTCGAGCTGA
- a CDS encoding GAP family protein: MIEEEGGMLGSLSQLLTVGLAAAFSSVPITVLLVILVSPRRSVSAFPYAMGCVAGTLGVVLAAVAAAQLMPEPRPRQPSVTIAIVEFVLGAALIGLGIRAWVRRRRPRHTRKLPNWAATALEGMGPFRAFVIGVILEFRAKSIVLALVVSLQVHATANRTLAILVIVIYVVISTVTITIPALAMLMAPQRTEPWLTAATARLATAGPVISAAALCLLGLGLLGLGLVGLGVVGAGVSN; this comes from the coding sequence GTGATTGAGGAGGAGGGCGGGATGCTCGGCTCACTGAGTCAGCTGCTGACCGTGGGCTTGGCTGCGGCGTTCAGCTCGGTGCCGATCACGGTCCTGCTGGTGATCCTGGTCTCGCCGCGCCGCTCGGTTTCTGCGTTCCCCTACGCCATGGGTTGTGTGGCCGGCACGCTGGGCGTGGTGCTGGCTGCGGTAGCCGCGGCTCAACTGATGCCGGAGCCACGCCCCCGGCAACCGAGCGTCACCATCGCGATCGTCGAGTTCGTGCTGGGTGCGGCGCTGATCGGGCTGGGAATTCGCGCCTGGGTACGCCGCCGGCGGCCTCGCCACACCCGGAAGCTGCCGAACTGGGCCGCGACGGCGCTCGAGGGGATGGGCCCGTTTCGAGCCTTCGTCATCGGAGTGATCCTGGAGTTCCGGGCCAAGAGCATCGTGCTCGCGTTGGTCGTCAGCCTGCAGGTGCACGCGACCGCCAACCGCACCTTGGCCATCTTGGTGATCGTGATCTACGTCGTCATCTCTACCGTGACGATCACGATCCCGGCGCTGGCGATGCTGATGGCGCCGCAACGTACCGAGCCCTGGCTGACCGCCGCGACCGCCCGCCTGGCCACCGCCGGACCGGTGATCAGCGCGGCTGCTCTGTGTCTGCTGGGGCTGGGTCTGCTCGGATTGGGTCTGGTCGGGCTCGGTGTCGTCGGCGCCGGGGTGTCCAACTGA
- a CDS encoding TetR/AcrR family transcriptional regulator — protein sequence MTATKPRELRRDAAENRTRLLAAARELFAERGLDVTLNDIAHHAGVGVGTAYRRFANKEEVLESLFAEQTAEFGALADAALADADPWRGLVDFLEHALALQLRDKGLAQILNGDRLSVEQHAWNRTVMAPKYRALIERAREAGKLRDDVTGTDLTFIQVGLNAIMMRSRDAHPDLYRRYLHLMIDALRAEPGAPSPLPVPALTSDQTHAVMGPTR from the coding sequence GTGACCGCGACCAAGCCAAGGGAGCTGCGCCGAGACGCGGCCGAGAACAGGACCAGACTGCTGGCCGCCGCCCGGGAGCTGTTCGCCGAGCGCGGTCTCGACGTCACCCTCAACGACATCGCGCACCACGCCGGGGTCGGGGTGGGCACCGCCTACCGCCGGTTCGCGAACAAGGAGGAGGTGCTGGAGTCGCTCTTCGCCGAACAGACCGCCGAGTTCGGCGCGCTCGCCGACGCGGCGTTGGCCGACGCCGACCCCTGGCGCGGTCTGGTCGATTTCCTGGAACACGCCCTCGCCCTGCAGTTGCGGGACAAGGGGCTCGCGCAGATCCTGAACGGGGACCGACTCAGCGTTGAGCAGCATGCCTGGAACCGGACGGTGATGGCTCCGAAATACCGTGCGCTGATCGAGCGGGCCCGCGAGGCAGGCAAGCTCCGAGACGACGTCACCGGCACCGACCTGACCTTCATCCAGGTGGGACTCAACGCGATCATGATGCGCTCGCGCGACGCCCATCCCGACCTGTACCGGCGCTATCTGCACCTGATGATCGACGCTCTCCGCGCCGAGCCCGGCGCTCCCTCACCCCTCCCGGTGCCGGCACTCACCAGCGACCAGACGCATGCGGTGATGGGCCCCACCCGCTGA
- a CDS encoding DUF309 domain-containing protein has protein sequence MAAFDQTGDRDRDAAGRARQARPRDRLGRPLPYGSVGVEPVSEEPLPPGPTIESARALLAEGRPFSAHEVFEARWKDAPAAERDLWQGLAQLCVGNTHRERGNAVGARRLWGRALGRLTAYRAADQPTYDLDLAALIGWLTARLAELSANDVAEGSDPGLPPI, from the coding sequence ATGGCTGCCTTTGACCAGACGGGCGACCGGGATCGTGATGCCGCGGGCCGGGCCCGGCAGGCGCGGCCGAGGGATCGGCTCGGCAGACCGCTGCCGTACGGGAGTGTCGGGGTCGAGCCGGTCTCGGAGGAGCCGCTGCCGCCGGGACCGACCATCGAGTCCGCTCGCGCCTTGCTGGCCGAGGGCCGACCGTTCTCCGCGCACGAGGTGTTCGAGGCTCGTTGGAAGGACGCGCCGGCTGCGGAGCGGGATCTGTGGCAGGGGCTGGCGCAGCTGTGCGTCGGCAACACCCATCGGGAACGCGGCAACGCGGTCGGGGCTCGTCGGCTGTGGGGTCGGGCCTTGGGACGACTGACCGCCTATCGCGCCGCCGACCAGCCGACGTACGACCTCGATCTCGCCGCGCTGATCGGCTGGCTCACCGCGCGGCTCGCCGAGCTCTCGGCCAATGATGTCGCGGAGGGGAGTGATCCCGGCCTACCGCCGATCTAG
- a CDS encoding WYL domain-containing protein codes for MTRASGRDQLKPMERLIRILICLADDDRGRGVPIVTLLRMADLDEDTEAARVQLRRDLTILRRGGWDIENVAGEGEDGRYLLRARDNRLALLLTPGERAALGSLLYLNDIDRVIPPPSLGRLVHAVQDRSLVRCSYAGRRRVLHPDQLYVTTSGWVLAARMAVDEPAKEYVIAWMDGLRIDRPGTAAAAIMRPTERLDPMHWQLDPPMTVRLAVVTPFVADVLVQFPAATVVPPSADTAPESTADDEPPETVVELVVTNQATFRSRLYALGLRVRVLEPATLVTEIAMNLQAVVESGG; via the coding sequence GTGACGCGAGCGTCGGGGCGCGACCAGCTCAAGCCCATGGAGCGGCTGATCCGGATCTTGATCTGCCTCGCCGACGACGACCGCGGTCGTGGGGTGCCGATCGTCACCTTGCTGAGGATGGCCGATCTCGACGAGGACACCGAAGCGGCGCGGGTACAGCTGCGCCGGGACCTGACGATCCTGCGCCGGGGCGGCTGGGACATCGAGAACGTGGCCGGCGAAGGCGAGGATGGCCGCTATCTGTTGCGTGCTCGAGACAACCGGCTGGCGCTGCTGCTCACCCCCGGCGAGCGGGCCGCCCTCGGGTCGCTGCTCTATCTGAACGACATCGACCGGGTCATCCCACCGCCGTCCTTGGGGCGCTTGGTGCACGCGGTCCAAGACCGGAGTCTGGTGCGGTGCAGCTATGCGGGGCGTCGGCGGGTCCTGCACCCCGACCAGCTCTACGTGACCACCTCGGGCTGGGTGCTGGCCGCGCGGATGGCGGTGGACGAGCCGGCCAAGGAGTACGTGATCGCCTGGATGGACGGTCTGCGGATCGACCGACCGGGTACGGCGGCAGCGGCGATCATGCGGCCGACCGAGCGCCTCGATCCGATGCACTGGCAGCTGGACCCGCCGATGACCGTGCGGCTGGCCGTGGTGACCCCCTTCGTGGCCGACGTCTTGGTGCAGTTCCCGGCTGCCACCGTCGTGCCCCCTTCCGCCGATACCGCCCCTGAATCGACTGCCGACGACGAACCGCCGGAGACCGTTGTCGAGTTGGTGGTCACCAATCAGGCCACCTTCCGGTCCCGGCTGTATGCGCTCGGCTTGAGAGTGCGGGTGCTGGAGCCGGCAACTCTGGTCACCGAGATCGCGATGAACCTGCAGGCCGTCGTGGAGAGCGGTGGCTGA
- a CDS encoding WYL domain-containing protein, with the protein MAIYGDRVALLPRLLDILFYHPDGMRFSELAAEVGRAEDDVRETLKTYYLTDLADYLPDLVARPDVLEFLNDDGEEIGDASTATAVRLATMSPGHELGVSYLSLPDLARLYRLATDAVALHPDDRVLASAVRKLGDGVLPGLRIIQNDPWRWLDDLRLAVRERRRVAVRYARAWEPTIEDGVIEPYGLLRTLRGWEIDAAPGDERSALRTYLLRNLRSVTVLPDTFELPADRNVMIIEHRTELAVVLEVPHFAAWAVDSYAERVELIEDLPDVARLRVFVLQPYRRRIGLMLVAGGPRARVLEPVDLRGAGAEVAREMLERYRS; encoded by the coding sequence ATGGCGATCTACGGCGATCGGGTCGCGCTCTTGCCGCGACTGCTCGACATCCTCTTCTACCACCCCGACGGGATGCGGTTCTCCGAGCTGGCTGCCGAGGTCGGCCGTGCTGAGGACGACGTGCGCGAGACGCTCAAGACGTACTACCTGACGGACCTGGCGGACTACCTGCCCGATCTGGTGGCCCGTCCCGATGTCCTGGAATTCTTGAACGACGATGGCGAGGAGATCGGAGATGCGTCCACGGCGACCGCGGTGCGGCTGGCGACGATGTCCCCGGGGCACGAGCTCGGCGTGTCCTACCTCAGCCTGCCCGACCTGGCCCGGCTCTATCGGCTGGCCACGGATGCCGTCGCGTTGCACCCCGACGACCGGGTGCTGGCCTCGGCCGTACGGAAGCTGGGCGACGGCGTGCTGCCCGGATTGCGGATCATCCAGAACGATCCCTGGCGGTGGCTCGACGATCTGCGACTGGCAGTGCGTGAGCGTCGTCGGGTCGCGGTGCGCTATGCGCGGGCCTGGGAGCCGACGATCGAGGACGGTGTGATCGAGCCGTACGGCTTGCTCCGTACGCTGCGGGGCTGGGAGATCGACGCCGCGCCCGGCGACGAGCGCAGCGCCTTGCGAACGTACCTGCTCAGAAATCTGCGCTCGGTGACCGTCCTGCCGGACACCTTCGAGCTGCCGGCGGATCGGAACGTGATGATCATCGAACATCGCACCGAACTCGCCGTGGTTCTGGAAGTGCCGCACTTCGCCGCCTGGGCGGTCGACTCCTACGCCGAGCGGGTGGAGCTGATCGAGGATCTGCCGGATGTGGCCCGGCTGCGGGTCTTCGTGCTGCAGCCCTATCGACGCCGGATCGGGCTGATGCTGGTCGCCGGCGGTCCGCGGGCGCGGGTGCTCGAGCCGGTCGACCTGCGCGGGGCCGGCGCGGAGGTCGCGAGGGAGATGCTGGAGCGCTATCGGTCTTGA
- a CDS encoding cupin domain-containing protein gives MSVVQAPSAPTHTLGGTTFTSLATPSRGSTTDNSLWRVQLAPGTTPTPHSLTREEIFLVLRGTADVTIDGVQETALTGSAIVVPSGVPFGLGNDGDEPVELLCCLPVGGQAQLGDGTLLTPPWAQ, from the coding sequence ATGTCTGTTGTCCAAGCCCCGAGCGCCCCGACGCACACCCTCGGCGGGACGACCTTCACCTCGCTGGCCACCCCCAGCCGAGGCAGCACCACCGACAACTCACTGTGGCGGGTTCAGCTCGCTCCCGGCACCACGCCGACCCCGCACTCATTGACGCGGGAGGAGATCTTCCTGGTCCTCCGCGGCACCGCTGACGTGACGATCGACGGGGTCCAGGAGACCGCCCTGACCGGCAGCGCCATCGTGGTGCCGAGCGGTGTCCCCTTCGGCCTCGGCAACGATGGCGACGAACCCGTCGAGCTGCTCTGCTGCCTGCCGGTCGGCGGCCAGGCACAACTGGGCGACGGCACGCTGCTGACTCCACCGTGGGCTCAGTGA